One window of the Candidozyma auris chromosome 6, complete sequence genome contains the following:
- a CDS encoding ESCRT-II subunit protein SNF8 — protein sequence MSRLTPDRDAFSRLGESLTQKHSDELSAQLSVFQSVLVNFALEHGESIQTNSEFQAKFTQICHSIGVDPLELLLISESRSKKKPNLYCGLAIRIVEICQETSDINGGLISMKELRSRLQQESNVPLQVSESDIMKALTTLIDLGEGLELLTINKKRWIRHFTAAGKNGISSDQQKVYALCEFMGGFVSYRLLRDNYGWDSVRSKTVIDEMIMEGFLWIDSQGEEGWTFWEPSWISK from the coding sequence ATGTCCCGCTTGACCCCTGACAGAGATGCCTTCTCTAGATTGGGTGAAAGCCTCACTCAAAAGCACTCCGATGAGCTTTCAGCTCAGCTATCAGTTTTCCAGTCCGTGCTAGTTAATTTTGCTTTAGAACATGGGGAGAGTATTCAAACCAATAGTGAATTTCAGGCTAAGTTCACTCAGATATGCCATCTGATAGGTGTTGATCCTTTGGAATTacttttgatttctgagTCCaggctgaagaaaaagccaaattTGTATTGCGGGTTGGCTATCAGGATAGTGGAGATCTGCCAAGAAACTAGCGATATCAATGGCGGATTGATATCCATGAAAGAGCTAAGGTCCAGACTACAGCAGGAACTGAACGTGCCTCTTCAGGTATCTGAAAGTGATATTATGAAAGCCTTAACAACTCTCATTGACTTAGGGGAAGGTCTCGAGTTATTAACAATCAATAAAAAGAGGTGGATAAGACATTTTACCGCTGCCGGCAAGAATGGTATCTCTTCAGATCAGCAAAAGGTTTACGCCTTGTGTGAATTCATGGGTGGGTTCGTATCCTATAGGCTTCTACGTGATAATTACGGATGGGATAGTGTGCGTCTGAAAACCGTGATAGATGAAATGATCATGGAAGGTTTTTTGTGGATCGACTCTCAAGGTGAAGAGGGGTGGACATTTTGGGAACCCTCGTGGATCTCAAAGTAA
- a CDS encoding Ctf8 family protein, whose protein sequence is MPSTEIDFTPAKDALDNSEVFESDGRCIVSSSQGLLLLDIQGELSLPEEEYPVATPTGCEYISVDKIYKAVKFGYLEFDEINKSRVTLIIGKSQRLLGKIEDLPKPMGVLRVPVSKQDEQNTESVEILDVIYKKLLFDMRPLPIM, encoded by the coding sequence ATGCCCTCGACGGAGATTGACTTTACTCCAGCAAAGGATGCTCTTGACAACAGTGAGGTATTTGAAAGTGATGGACGTTGTATCGTATCATCTTCCcaaggtcttcttcttttggacATTCAAGGTGAGTTGAGTCtaccagaagaagaatatcCTGTCGCGACACCAACGGGCTGCGAATACATCAGCGTCGATAAGATCTACAAGGCAGTGAAATTTGGGTATTTAGAGTTCGATGAAATAAATAAGCTGAGAGTCACACTAATCATAGGCAAATCTCAAAGATTGCTCGGAAAAATTGAGGACCTTCCGAAACCTATGGGTGTTCTCAGAGTGCCGGTTTCCAAGCAGGACGAGCAGAATACTGAGTCGGTCGAAATTCTAGACGTGATATATAAGAAGCTTCTATTTGATATGCGTCCCCTACCTATAATGTGA
- a CDS encoding alpha/beta hydrolase family protein: MVVGGHLSTKDVEIPPREIKVKIPGGVAGTLAVPHAADLNGDDKYKFASPTKRVVLILHGQGGHRDYCYQKLLSHKLAAELGMYSFRIDFRGCGDSDDYEDETLGRTLDSDVADIQASASYLTDGSKNALGIDFEIAAIVAHSRGGVAMFLWAMQQDELLKSEPSKAIYVPNLVNMSSRFESKTVYDRYPNDQDDPWEYLYQTGLRYGKWEKYKIPRNEIDELSKPDLTKLRDLSPKWAVLSVYGMDDDIIPKVDSAHYANHLNRGPYSHELQLIPGADHNFYGTEPIEDEDDAELRNPLGLPLNKNKLVNFNYLAAAYVLRFLQPKEESTRFFHLSKAIDYIPRWKVVDGVANFRDLGGWQITKPRYRQVAQDGSVWIRPNYIFRCANTNLVTPIGKEALRALNVKTVYDLRSNQECNKDGVAELKDQGIDVIFNPVFANEDASPQALALKTANLLTHWDTYVNLYDNMLEEGFESFKKMFRHICDHPEKPFVYHCTAGKDRTGVFAMLVLRFVGVDKHTIAREYDLTTHGLKPDHPRIAKAFQNGLERFKAKINLKDLEALVSRGREGWTLEKDGLENLLSSRYEAMLATIDLLDEKYGGVVSYMKDVLGFSDSDLRKIYDNLVTRASSRSNLDAKF, translated from the coding sequence ATGGTTGTAGGAGGCCATTTGAGTACCAAGGACGTTGAAATCCCACCCAGGGAGATTAAAGTCAAGATTCCTGGTGGTGTCGCCGGAACTTTGGCTGTCCCACATGCAGCTGACTTGAATGGGGACGACAAGTACAAATTCGCTTCCCCTACGAAGAGAGttgttttgattcttcATGGCCAAGGAGGCCACCGTGATTACTGCTACCAAAAATTGTTGTCTCACAAATTGGCAGCGGAATTAGGCATGTACTCGTTCAGAATTGACTTTAGAGGATGCGGTGATTCTGACGACTATGAGGACGAAACATTGGGTCGGACTCTTGATCTGGACGTTGCTGACATACAAGCCTCAGCTTCGTACCTCACTGATGGTTCCAAAAATGCTTTGGGGATcgattttgaaattgctGCTATTGTAGCTCATTCCAGAGGTGGCGTTGCTATGTTCCTTTGGGCCATGCAACAAGAtgagctcttgaaatcaGAGCCAAGCAAGGCTATCTATGTTCCAAATTTGGTCAATATGTCTTCCAGATTCGAGTCAAAAACCGTTTACGATAGGTACCCCAATGATCAAGACGACCCTTGGGAATATTTGTATCAGACAGGTCTTCGTTACGGCAAATGGGAAAAATATAAGATTCCCAGAAACGAGATTGATGAACTTTCCAAACCTGACTTGACGAAATTGAGAGACCTCTCGCCAAAATGGGCGGTTTTGAGTGTTTACGGAATGGATGATGATATTATCCCAAAGGTGGACAGCGCACATTACGCTAATCATCTCAATCGTGGTCCATACTCTCATGAACTTCAGTTGATTCCAGGAGCTGACCACAACTTCTACGGAACCGAACCGATcgaagatgaggatgatgcTGAATTGAGGAACCCGCTTGGTTTACCACTCAATAAAAACAAActcgtcaatttcaacTACCTAGCTGCTGCCTATGTGCTCAGATTCCTCCAGCCTAAAGAGGAACTGACTAgattttttcatttgagCAAAGCAATCGACTATATTCCTCGATGGAAAGTGGTTGACGGAGTTGCGAATTTTAGAGATCTTGGCGGATGGCAGATCACGAAGCCACGCTACAGACAAGTCGCTCAAGATGGGAGTGTTTGGATTCGTCCCAATTATATATTCCGTTGTGCAAACACCAATCTTGTGACACCTATCGGAAAGGAAGCTCTTAGGGCATTGAATGTTAAAACTGTTTACGACCTTCGCTCAAATCAGGAGTGTAACAAAGACGGTGTCgctgagctcaaggatCAGGGTATCGACGTTATTTTTAATCCTGTGTTCGCCAATGAAGATGCGTCTCCTCAAGCGTTAGCCCTCAAAACTGCGAACTTGCTCACACACTGGGATACGTATGTGAACTTGTATGACAACATGCTTGAGGAAGGTTTCGAGTCCTTTAAAAAGATGTTTAGGCACATTTGTGATCATCCAGAAAAGCCTTTTGTATACCATTGCACAGCAGGTAAAGACAGAACAGGTGTCTTCGCAATGTTGGTTTTGAGATTCGTTGGGGTGGACAAACATACCATAGCTAGGGAGTATGATTTGACGACCCATGGCTTGAAACCTGATCACCCACGTATTGCCAAAGCTTTCCAAAATGGCCTCGAAAGGTTTAAGgcaaaaatcaatttgaaggatCTTGAGGCATTGGTAAGTCGTGGCCGTGAAGGATGGACCTTAGAGAAAGATGGCTTGGAGAACctcttgagctcaagaTATGAGGCAATGCTTGCTACCATTGACTTGCTTGACGAAAAGTACGGAGGCGTTGTCAGCTATATGAAAGATGTGCTTGGTTTCAGTGATTCTGATTTGAGGAAAATCTATGATAATTTAGTGACCCGGGCATCGAGCAGGTCGAACCTTGACGCCAAATTTTAA